In the Solanum pennellii chromosome 5, SPENNV200 genome, one interval contains:
- the LOC107019749 gene encoding cell wall protein IFF6-like — protein MCESFNSWILVARHKAIITMLEEIRHKIMDRNIAMRQFAETWISDISPMARLVLEENKDLARFCEVRFNGDIGYEILAGQYRHIVDIRKKTCTCRTWQLRGIPCQHVVLAYQHKGIEPEHEVVHWYRKETFLKAYNHFLQPIPNMKMWPHTSGVVIEPPEPKVMPGRPPKCRRKAKNEPRKKYGKLSKRGVKMTCSLCHQVGHNKKSCPTLAEMGQPGGYPNRKPSSSQPSLSSQPSSSSQPPLSSQPSSSSQPPLFSQPSSSSQPPLFSRPSSSSQPPVFNHQGSSMCFDSSAVRREQQPAKSRGTCRGTGRGTGRGTDRGTGRGTGRGTGRGTGTASEIGRGSVFNIGGVSSQQPDQPRAVEASISTGRQKRTKTIGFGIYTNASGSQTFNPGTSGEKVINSRVYKDASPTNIDIGYKPRGLKWNGGDAVTGSQLQRITQSRKNKRGTSSAPKNA, from the exons ATGTGTGAAAGTTTTAATTCTTGGATACTAGTTGCTAGACATAAGGCTATCATAACTATGTTAGAGGAGATTAGGCACAAGATAATGGACAGAAATATTGCAATGAGGCAATTTGCTGAAACTTGGATCTCAGATATCTCTCCTATGGCTAGACTAGTACTAGAAGAGAACAAAGATCTTGCTAGATTTTGTGAAGTTAGATTCAATGGTGATATTGGGTATGAAATCTTAGCTGGTCAATACAGACATATTGTTGATATAAGAAAGAAGACATGTACATGTAGAACATGGCAATTGAGGGGCATACCATGTCAACATGTTGTGCTTGCATATCAGCACAAAGGCATAGAACCTGAACATGAAGTGGTACATTGGTATAGGAAAGAGACTTTTTTGAAGGCTTATAACCATTTTCTACAGCCAATACCAAACATGAAAATGTGGCCTCACACTAGTGGTGTAGTGATTGAACCTCCTGAACCAAAAGTCATGCCTGGTAGGCCACCAAAGTGCAGAAGAAAGGCAAAGAATGAGCCTAGAAAAAAGTATGGAAAGTTATCCAAAAGAGGAGtaaaaatgacatgttcactGTGTCATCAAGTAGGCCACAACAAAAAATCTTGTCCAACATTG GCTGAAATGGGACAACCTGGAGGCTACCCAAACAGGAAACCAAGCTCAAGCCAACCATCACTGTCTAGCCAACCATCAAGCTCAAGCCAGCCACCATTGTCTAGCCAACCATCAAGCTCAAGCCAGCCACCACTTTTTAGCCAACCATCAAGCTCAAGTCAGCCACCACTTTTTAGTAGACCATCAAGCTCAAGTCAGCCACCAGTATTCAATCATCAAGGCAGTTCTATGTGTTTTGATTCTTCAGCTGTTAGAAGAGAGCAACAACCTGCTAAAAGCAGAGGCACATGCAGAGGCACTGGGAGAGGCACTGGGAGAGGTACTGACAGAGGAACTGGTAGAGGCACTGGTAGAGGCACTGGGAGAGGTACTGGCACTGCCAGTGAAATTGGAAGAGGCAGTGTTTTCAACATTGGAGGTGTATCAAGTCAACAACCTGATCAACCAAGGGCTGTGGAAGCTTCAATATCAACAGGAAGACAAAAAAGGACCAAGACTATAGGATTTGGCATCTATACAAATGCAAGTGGTAGTCAAACCTTTAAT CCTGGTACTTCAGGAGAAAAAGTTATCAATTCGAGAGTTTATAAGGATGCATCTCCAACAAATATTGATATTGGTTATAAGCCTCGAGGACTCAAGTGGAATGGTGGAGATGCTGTCACTGGTTCACAGTTGCAACGTATCACTCAGTCAAGGAAAAACAAGCGTGGAACATCTAGTGCACCAAAGAATGCCTAA
- the LOC107020855 gene encoding uncharacterized protein LOC107020855, whose product MAANQNVIVMRHGDRLDNFEELWVMKAERPWDPPLHQDGKIRAFCTGQKIRSSIDFPIHRVFVSPFLRCVQTAAEVVRALCDVADHKGESNVLSSNSDSVIIDPSKVKVSIEYGLCEMLNLVAVRAAAAPKDGDFKFSISQYESELPAGTVDNTVEPVYKKLPEWEESLESARARYVKVVKALADKYPSENLLLVTHGEGVGSIFTELNKDSTVLEVAYCGHLHAKRSIQSGEKQSFTAGEFVYEKQTGIISAAK is encoded by the exons ATGGCGGCGAATCAAAATGTAATTGTAATGAGACACGGTGACCGGTTGGATAACTTTGAGGAATTGTGGGTGATGAAAGCGGAAAGACCGTGGGATCCACCTTTGCATCAGGATGGTAAGATCCGGGCATTTTGTACGGGTCAAAAGATCCGATCCAGTATTGATTTCCCGATCCATCGGGTTTTCGTTTCTCCGTTTCTCCGATGTGTGCAGACTGCTGCAGAGGTCGTACGTGCTCTTTGTGACGTTGCTGATCACAAAGGCGAGTCTAATGTCTTGTCATCCAATTCCGATTCAGTCATTATTGATCCATCTAAAGTCAAA GTATCTATTGAATATGGTTTGTGTGAAATGCTGAATTTAGTAGCTGTAAGAGCTGCTGCAGCTCCTAAGGATGGGGATTTTAAATTCAGCATCTCACAATATGAATCTGAGTTGCCTGCTGGAACTGTAGATAACACTGTTGAACCTGTGTATAAGAAG CTGCCAGAGTGGGAAGAGTCGTTGGAAAGTGCAAGGGCTAGATATGTGAAGGTAGTTAAGGCCCTTGCTGATAAGTATCCTTCTGAGAACCTGTTGTTAGTCACACATG GTGAAGGAGTAGGTTCCATCTTTACTGAGCTTAACAAGGATTCAACTGTATTAGAGGTAGCGTATTGTGGACATCTGCACGCAAAGAGAAGTATCCAATCCGGAGAGAAACAATCATTTACTGCTGGAGAGTTTGTATACGAGAAACAAACGGGTATAATATCTGCtgctaaataa
- the LOC107018938 gene encoding dnaJ protein homolog isoform X1 yields MRRSVLILIAPTTTTYLVIPQVVWCLGRVLRLSVMFGWGARRSDNSKYYEVLGVSKNSNQDELKKAYRKSAIKNHPDKGGDPEKFKELAQAYEVLSDPEKRELYDQYGEDALKERMGGGGGGHNPFDIFESFFGGSFGGGGSVRGSRKKKGEDVVHTLRVSLKDLYNGTTKKLSLSRNILCPKCKGKGSKSGASGRCYGCQGTGMCVTTRQIAFGMIQQMQHVCYECQGSGEVITELDRCPQCNGNKITQEKKVLKVNVEKGMLHGQKIIFNAEADEAPDTITGNVIFVLQQKSHSKFRRNFDDLYMEHNLSLTEALCGFQFVLTHLDGRQLQIKSSPGEVIKPDQYKAIYDEGMPHYGRPFIKGQLYIHFNVIFPESGFLSPEKCRALEAILPPRLGKHSSDIELEKCEETTMHDVNIEEEMRRNEQCHHRQEAYDTDDEIDADLHSLGCNQQ; encoded by the exons ATGAGGCGATCGGTCCTCATTTTGATTGCTCCGACAACAACAACGTACCTAGTGATCCCACAAGTGGTGTGGTGTTTGGGGAGG GTACTAAGGTTATCCGTAATGTTTGGATGGGGTGCAAGGAGGAGTGACAACTCCAAGTACTATGAGGTGCTTGGTGTTTCGAAGAATTCCAATCAAGATGAACTTAAGAAGGCATACAGAAAATCTGCTATAAAGAATCATCCTGATAAGGGTGGGGACCCTGAAAAA TTCAAGGAATTGGCTCAAGCATATGAAGTTCTAAGTGATCCAGAGAAGAGAGAACTTTATGATCAGTATGGTGAAGATGCCCTTAAAGAAAGAatgggtggtggtggtggtggtcaCAACCCATTTGACATATTTGAGTCATTCTTTGGTGGATCTTTTGGTG GTGGTGGTAGCGTCAGAGGCAGCAGAAAGAAAAAAGGTGAAGATGTAGTGCACACTCTAAGGGTTTCGCTGAAGGACTTGTACAATGGCACAACAAAAAAGCTCTCTCTTTCACGGAACATATTGTGTCCAAAGTGTAAAGG GAAAGGTTCAAAGAGTGGAGCTTCTGGAAGATGTTATGGATGTCAAGGTACTGGAATGTGCGTTACAACTAGACAGATAGCCTTTGGCATGATTCAACAGATGCAACATGTTTGTTACGAGTGCCAAGGCTCAG GAGAGGTTATAACTGAGCTGGATAGGTGTCCTCAGTGCAACGGAAATAAAATTACACAAGAAAAGAAAGTATTAAAAGTGAATGTTGAGAAAGGGATGTTACACGGTCAGAAGATTATTTTCAACGCCGAAGCTGATGAAGCT CCAGATACCATCACCGGCAATGTTATTTTTGTATTACAACAGAAGAGTCACTCAAAGTTCAGGCGCAACTTTGATGATCTTTACATGGAACACAATCTCAGTTTGACAGAAGCTCTCTGTGGCTTTCAGTTTGTCCTGACTCATCTTGACGGCAGGCAGCTTCAGATCAAATCTAGCCCCGGAGAAGTTATAAAGCCTG ATCAATACAAGGCGATATATGATGAAGGAATGCCCCATTATGGTAGGCCATTCATTAAGGGTCAGCTTTACATCCATTTTAATGTGATATTTCCAGAATCTGGATTCCTTTCTCCCGAGAAATGTCGTGCTCTCGAGGCTATTCTGCCACCGAGACTAGGGAAACACTCATCTGATATAGAGTTGGAGAAGTGTGAGGAAACAACTATGCACGACGTCAACATTGAGGAAGAAATGAGACGCAATGAGCAGTGTCATCACAGGCAAGAGGCTTATGATACAGATGATGAAATCGATGCAGATCTGCATAGCTTGGGTTGTAACCAACAATAG
- the LOC107018938 gene encoding dnaJ protein homolog isoform X2 yields the protein MFGWGARRSDNSKYYEVLGVSKNSNQDELKKAYRKSAIKNHPDKGGDPEKFKELAQAYEVLSDPEKRELYDQYGEDALKERMGGGGGGHNPFDIFESFFGGSFGGGGSVRGSRKKKGEDVVHTLRVSLKDLYNGTTKKLSLSRNILCPKCKGKGSKSGASGRCYGCQGTGMCVTTRQIAFGMIQQMQHVCYECQGSGEVITELDRCPQCNGNKITQEKKVLKVNVEKGMLHGQKIIFNAEADEAPDTITGNVIFVLQQKSHSKFRRNFDDLYMEHNLSLTEALCGFQFVLTHLDGRQLQIKSSPGEVIKPDQYKAIYDEGMPHYGRPFIKGQLYIHFNVIFPESGFLSPEKCRALEAILPPRLGKHSSDIELEKCEETTMHDVNIEEEMRRNEQCHHRQEAYDTDDEIDADLHSLGCNQQ from the exons ATGTTTGGATGGGGTGCAAGGAGGAGTGACAACTCCAAGTACTATGAGGTGCTTGGTGTTTCGAAGAATTCCAATCAAGATGAACTTAAGAAGGCATACAGAAAATCTGCTATAAAGAATCATCCTGATAAGGGTGGGGACCCTGAAAAA TTCAAGGAATTGGCTCAAGCATATGAAGTTCTAAGTGATCCAGAGAAGAGAGAACTTTATGATCAGTATGGTGAAGATGCCCTTAAAGAAAGAatgggtggtggtggtggtggtcaCAACCCATTTGACATATTTGAGTCATTCTTTGGTGGATCTTTTGGTG GTGGTGGTAGCGTCAGAGGCAGCAGAAAGAAAAAAGGTGAAGATGTAGTGCACACTCTAAGGGTTTCGCTGAAGGACTTGTACAATGGCACAACAAAAAAGCTCTCTCTTTCACGGAACATATTGTGTCCAAAGTGTAAAGG GAAAGGTTCAAAGAGTGGAGCTTCTGGAAGATGTTATGGATGTCAAGGTACTGGAATGTGCGTTACAACTAGACAGATAGCCTTTGGCATGATTCAACAGATGCAACATGTTTGTTACGAGTGCCAAGGCTCAG GAGAGGTTATAACTGAGCTGGATAGGTGTCCTCAGTGCAACGGAAATAAAATTACACAAGAAAAGAAAGTATTAAAAGTGAATGTTGAGAAAGGGATGTTACACGGTCAGAAGATTATTTTCAACGCCGAAGCTGATGAAGCT CCAGATACCATCACCGGCAATGTTATTTTTGTATTACAACAGAAGAGTCACTCAAAGTTCAGGCGCAACTTTGATGATCTTTACATGGAACACAATCTCAGTTTGACAGAAGCTCTCTGTGGCTTTCAGTTTGTCCTGACTCATCTTGACGGCAGGCAGCTTCAGATCAAATCTAGCCCCGGAGAAGTTATAAAGCCTG ATCAATACAAGGCGATATATGATGAAGGAATGCCCCATTATGGTAGGCCATTCATTAAGGGTCAGCTTTACATCCATTTTAATGTGATATTTCCAGAATCTGGATTCCTTTCTCCCGAGAAATGTCGTGCTCTCGAGGCTATTCTGCCACCGAGACTAGGGAAACACTCATCTGATATAGAGTTGGAGAAGTGTGAGGAAACAACTATGCACGACGTCAACATTGAGGAAGAAATGAGACGCAATGAGCAGTGTCATCACAGGCAAGAGGCTTATGATACAGATGATGAAATCGATGCAGATCTGCATAGCTTGGGTTGTAACCAACAATAG